A stretch of the Cucurbita pepo subsp. pepo cultivar mu-cu-16 chromosome LG16, ASM280686v2, whole genome shotgun sequence genome encodes the following:
- the LOC111777526 gene encoding transcription factor HHO6-like, which produces MVLLQSELSLDFRPTFVPKTLTDFFKEVSMIGNVPDRVSKLNDFVKSLEDEMRKIDAFKRELPLCMILLKDAILAVKEESLLCVVPKPQPVLEEFIPIKKECYEEEQEDQKNWMSSAQLWKSDRKRDSKFETKRNEKVGLVTCRNKNGERIHIPFKEFPIHALSLCTPGIKNPIEESASSGSRSSGTRVVSSSTLSSLVNLRTGMQQQKQQSSRKQRRCWSQELHRCFVSALQQLGGSHVATPKQIRELMQVDGLTNDEVKSHLQKYRLHTRKHPVSAVTPANRSVVVLGGLLVPRVHYGDSSMACSSQAGSPQGPLQLAGTGETSTTGENSTEDDDEDDAKSESYCWKSRIQNPGIEDA; this is translated from the exons ATGGTTTTGCTTCAATCTGAACTCAGTTTGGATTTTAGACCTACTTTTGTGCCCAAAACGCTCACCGATTTCTTCAAAGAGGTTTCCATGATCGGAAATGTGCCCGACAGGGTTTCGAAGCTCAACGATTTCGTCAAAAGTTTGGAGGATGAAATGAGGAAGATCGATGCCTTCAAACGGGAGCTTCCTCTCTGTATGATTCTCTTGAAAGACG CCATTTTAGCTGTGAAGGAGGAGTCATTGCTATGTGTAGTTCCCAAACCCCAACCGGTTTTGGAAGAGTTCATACCTATTAAGAAAGAATGCtatgaagaagaacaagaagatcAGAAGAATTGGATGAGTTCTGCTCAGCTTTGGAAGTCCGATCGGAAACGAGATTCCAAATTCGAAACTAAG agaaatgaaaaagtaGGCCTAGTGACTTGTAGAAATAAGAATGGGGAGAGGATCCATATACCATTTAAGGAATTTCCTATTCATGCGCTTTCTCTTTGCACTCCGGGAATCAAAAATCCGATAGAGGAATCCGCTTCGAGTGGTTCGCGATCTAGTGGTACTCGAGTTGTTTCGTCTTCCACTCTGAGTTCTCTTGTGAATTTAAGAACCGGAATGCAGCAGCAGAAACAGCAGTCGTCTCGTAAACAGCGGAGATGCTGGTCACAAGAGTTGCATCGATGTTTCGTTAGCGCGTTGCAGCAGCTCGGGGGATCTCATG TGGCGACACCAAAGCAGATTAGAGAACTAATGCAGGTAGATGGTCTCACCAATGATGAAGTGAAGAGCCATCTGCAG AAATACCGACTCCACACAAGAAAACATCCAGTATCTGCAGTCACCCCTGCAAACCGATCCGTAGTTGTTCTTGGAGGATTATTGGTGCCTCGAGTTCACTACGGTGATTCGTCAATGGCGTGTAGTTCTCAAGCTGGCTCACCACAAGGTCCTCTTCAGTTAGCAGGGACAGGGGAGACATCGACCACAGGGGAGAACAGCACGGAGGACGACGACGAGGATGATGCAAAATCCGAGAGCTACTGCTGGAAGAGCCGAATTCAAAATCCGGGGATCGAAGATGCGTAA
- the LOC111777525 gene encoding peptidyl-prolyl cis-trans isomerase CYP40-like, giving the protein MSKPRCFLDITIGGELEGRIVIELYDDVVPKTAENFRALCTGEKGIAPNTGVPLHFKGVCFHRVIKGFMIQGGDISAGDGSGGESIYGLKFEDENFELKHERKGMLSMANSGPNTNGSQFFITTTRTPHLDGNHVVFGKVVKGMGVVRSIEHVLTGENDRPTLDVVIKDCGEIPEGTDDGVSNLFKDGDAYPDWPADLDQSPFELSWWMSAVDSIKAFGNEHFKKQDYKMALRKYRKALRYLDICWEREGIDEEKSSCLRKTKSQIFTNSSACKLKLGDLKGALLDTEFAIREGENNAKAMFRQGQAHMALNDIDAAVENFKKALDLEPNDAGIKKELAAAKKKVADRRNQERKAYGRMFQ; this is encoded by the exons ATGTCCAAGCCAAGGTGCTTCTTAGACATCACCATAGGCGGAGAGCTTGAAGGTAGAATCGTCATCGAGCTCTATGACGATGTCGTTCCTAAAACCGCCGAGAATTTCAGGGCGCTTTGCACTGGCGAGAAAGGCATTGCTCCTAACACCGGCGTTCCTCTCCATTTCAAG ggtgTCTGCTTTCATCGTGTAATCAAAGGATTTATGATTCAAGGTGGGGATATTTCCGCCGGCGATGGTTCTGGGGGAGAATCTATTTATggtttgaagtttgaagatgaaaattttgaactgAAACATGAAAGGAAAGGAATGTTGTCTATGGCAAATTCTGGTCCCAACACAAATGGGTCTCAATTCTTCATAACAACAACACGTACACCTCATTTGGATGGAAATCATGTGGTCTTTGGGAAGGTGGTGAAAGGAATGGGAGTAGTTCGCTCAATTGAACATGTCTTAACTGGTGAGAATGATCGTCCAACTCTTGATGTTGTAATCAAGGATTGTGGAGAAATCCCTGAAGGGACAGATGATGGAGTATCAAATTTGTTCAAAGATGGTGATGCCTATCCTGATTGGCCAGCTGATCTTGACCAGAGTCCTTTTGAACTTTCTTGGTGGATGAGTGCTGTGGATTCTATTAAGGCTTTTGGTAATGAACATTTTAAG AAACAAGATTACAAGATGGCTCTCAGAAAGTACAGGAAGGCTTTGCGATATCTTGACATTTGCTGGGAGAGAGAAGGGATTGATGAAG AGAAGAGTTCATGTCTGAGGAAGACCAAATCACAAATATTTACAAACAGCTCT GCATGTAAACTGAAGCTAGGGGATCTAAAGGGAGCATTGTTGGACACTGAATTTGCAATCCGTGAAGGAGAGAACAATGCAAAAGCCATGTTCCGCCAAGGTCAG GCACATATGGCTCTTAATGACATTGATGCTGCAGTTGAAAACTTTAAGAAGGCATTGGATTTGGAGCCAAATGATG ctgGAATAAAGAAAGAGCTGGCTGCTGCTAAGAAAAAG GTTGCTGATAGACGTAATCAAGAGAGGAAAGCATATGGCAGGATGTTCCAATAG
- the LOC111777756 gene encoding uncharacterized protein LOC111777756 translates to MISEGRMGAMRTVTVVLVVTVLVLVAEGIDTNDVYSPCLDAKIQKSDGFTFGIAFSSKEAFFQDQIQFSPCDTRLALIYKNTQLALFRPKVDQLSLLTINSTTFNPAMNGGYMVAFAGLKYAARSLPVMITDNSHTITSFTLVFEFQKGTLQNLFWKKYGCEKCTGDFSVCLDNQDCAVSSSKCKYHGGSVDCNISIQLAFSGTDRNLEVLNSWFEIDNLMRFSLFKLFADVRDTVTNPFG, encoded by the exons ATGATAAGTGAAGGTAGAATGGGTGCGATGAGGACGGTGACAGTGGTTTTGGTTGTGACGGTGCTGGTTTTGGTTGCGGAAGGAATCGATACGAACGACGTATACAGTCCATGTTTGGATGCGAAGATTCAGAAATCAGATGGATTTACTTTTGGCATAGCGTTTTCGTCGAAGGAAGCTTTCTTTCAGGATCAGATTCAATTTTCGCCTTGTGATACTcgtctggctttgatatacAAAAACACTCAACTTGCCCTTTTCAGGCCTAAGGTCGACCAGCTCTCTTTACTCACCATTAATAGTACGACTTTCAATCCG GCTATGAATGGTGGGTATATGGTAGCATTTGCTGGGCTGAAGTATGCAGCAAGATCTCTCCCAGTAATGATTACCGATAACTCTCACACCATAACTAGTTTCACTTTG gtttttgaatttcaaaaggGCACTCTTCAAAACCTGTTCTGGAAGAAATATGGATGCGAGAAATGCACTGGGGATTTTTCAGTGTGTCTGGACAACCAAGACTGTGCAGTTTCGAGCTCCAAATGCAAGTACCATGGCGGTTCTGTTGACTGCAATATAAGCATACAACTAGCATTTTCAGGGACAGACAGGAACCTGGAAGTCCTCAACTCCTGGTTTGAAATTGACAATCTCATGCGCTTCTCCCTCTTCAAACTTTTCGCTGATGTTCGTGATACCGTCACCAATCCATTCGGGTAA
- the LOC111776878 gene encoding CCG-binding protein 1 produces the protein MESSLLRSVSSPLLLESTDLLRRIGSVSSPRFPSTVVRCSSRSHASIPKLEPFSRTKLDRAIKDPPLVEKSENELADYCSTLDGDDSYSCWKAYFELKDLEKESPKQEVEKLILQAGGVKSLIGLLHGIAGIHKRKESENEAKKPLNGVERRVRDCPIPDGLPKSAEEIEEEEGARMPDSPFTRLLRSKGTFPAWYTPAPDHETD, from the exons ATGGAATCATCCCTTCTCCGTTCTGTTTCATCTCCTTTACTTCTCGAATCCACGGATCTTCTTCGCCGGATCGGATCCGTTTCCTCTCCGAGATTTCCTTCTACCGTTGTTCGTTGTTCTTCCCGAAGCCATGCTTCTATTCCGAAGCTCGAGCCGTTTAGTCGCACGAAGCTTGATCGCGCCATCAAAGATCCGCCTCTGGTTGAGAAGTCCGAGAACGAGCTTGCAG ATTACTGCTCGACATTGGATGGAGACGATTCATATAGCTGTTGGAAAGCGTATTTCGAGCTCAAAGATCTTGAA AAAGAGTCGCCTAAACAAGAAGTGGAGAAACTGATTCTTCAAGCAGGAGGCGTGAAATCGCTGATCGGACTATTACACGGCATCGCGGGCATACACAAGAGGAAGGAAAGCGAAAACGAGGCGAAGAAGCCATTGAACGGCGTGGAAAGAAGAGTGAGAGATTGTCCAATACCAGATGGATTGCCGAAATCCGCagaggaaattgaagaagaagaaggagcgAGAATGCCGGATTCACCATTTACGAGATTGCTGAGGAGCAAAGGTACATTCCCTGCCTGGTACACCCCTGCACCCGATCACGAAACAGATTGA